Proteins from a genomic interval of Gemmatimonadota bacterium:
- the tatC gene encoding twin-arginine translocase subunit TatC: MSPAKIRSGEMSFLEHLEELRRAILKSVLAILVGMVLCFTFADYIINFLLSPTFQENLKTEIEIQAIRPAGMFTARVNISLLLGFALVLPYVLYQLWTFISPGLLDKEKKYVPLVIFFCCVLFLVGAAFAFYVLIPVMVRFFVQLHVPDIKPQWDIGFYIGLVNKMVLIMGVVFQMPAVVAFLTWLRILNAGVLKRVWRIALVVIFIAAAVITPTGDPYTQTLVAIPLVVLYFISMGIAALIGRSRRKAEEAEEEEEGDDDGDGGGEGGGGEDDGERPALTTGEPDTPTLPRDASTPAGEQRTGRGYWPDDDEFIYDYDVEMGYSEEPEDKPDKPDQDGQKGDDGPAESDEVDQEEAETDETSADETGGSDESVGRDTDDEGEGTEEGREKPESSTESDSKTPENDKDSKDSLGIKPDEEQTPPNRD; the protein is encoded by the coding sequence ATGTCCCCAGCGAAAATCCGCAGCGGCGAGATGTCCTTCCTGGAACATCTCGAAGAGCTTCGCAGGGCCATACTGAAGTCCGTACTCGCCATCCTGGTCGGCATGGTCCTCTGCTTCACCTTTGCCGACTACATCATCAATTTTCTGCTCTCGCCGACCTTCCAGGAAAACCTCAAGACCGAGATCGAAATTCAGGCCATCCGGCCGGCCGGCATGTTCACGGCCAGGGTGAACATCTCGCTGCTGCTGGGATTCGCCCTCGTACTGCCCTACGTCCTCTACCAGCTCTGGACATTCATATCGCCCGGCCTGCTTGACAAGGAGAAGAAGTACGTTCCCCTCGTCATCTTCTTCTGCTGCGTCCTGTTCCTCGTCGGCGCGGCCTTCGCCTTTTACGTCCTGATTCCGGTCATGGTCCGGTTTTTCGTGCAGCTCCATGTACCGGACATCAAGCCCCAGTGGGACATCGGGTTCTATATCGGACTCGTAAACAAGATGGTACTCATCATGGGCGTCGTGTTCCAGATGCCGGCCGTGGTGGCCTTTCTGACCTGGCTTCGCATCCTGAATGCCGGCGTGCTCAAACGGGTGTGGCGCATCGCGCTGGTCGTCATATTCATCGCCGCGGCCGTCATCACGCCCACCGGCGATCCCTACACCCAGACCCTCGTGGCGATTCCGCTGGTGGTGCTGTATTTCATCAGCATGGGGATCGCCGCGCTGATCGGCCGCAGCCGCAGGAAAGCCGAAGAGGCGGAAGAGGAGGAGGAGGGGGATGACGACGGTGACGGTGGTGGAGAAGGCGGTGGCGGTGAAGACGACGGGGAGCGGCCCGCGCTGACCACCGGCGAGCCCGATACCCCGACCCTTCCCCGCGATGCGTCGACCCCGGCTGGCGAGCAGCGTACCGGCAGAGGCTACTGGCCTGATGACGACGAGTTCATCTACGACTACGATGTCGAGATGGGGTACTCCGAAGAGCCGGAGGACAAGCCTGACAAGCCGGACCAGGACGGCCAAAAAGGCGATGATGGCCCTGCGGAGAGTGACGAGGTAGATCAGGAAGAGGCGGAAACGGACGAGACCAGTGCGGACGAGACCGGCGGATCTGACGAGTCCGTCGGGCGGGATACCGACGATGAAGGGGAAGGGACTGAAGAAGGTCGGGAAAAGCCGGAGTCGTCCACAGAATCGGATAGTAAGACTCCGGAAAATGATAAAGACTCAAAGGACAGCTTGGGAATCAAACCTGATGAAGAGCAAACTCCACCAAATCGAGATTAA